The following coding sequences lie in one Chitinivibrionales bacterium genomic window:
- a CDS encoding acyl-CoA dehydratase activase, whose amino-acid sequence MQPSNAPLLYSIPAYYYDGHTELSPHQLQEYIHGTRDITSALWVGIDVGSTTAKIAVLEPVQKKLLFWKYRRHFSKQAETVAALLSEVHEAFPLAPLKTSICGSGAEPIADIIGGCFVQEVIANSIAVSELFPFAKTSIELGGQDAKILFFREDENTRKPKLTDMRMNGCCAGGTGAFIDQIAGLLDLPIERFDETARNGSNVFDISGRCGVFAKTDLQPLLNMGARREDVVLSVFHAVAKQTITGLGHGMQLAAPVVFLGGPFTFNRQLVNVFAKHLGLAKEEILIPPWPQVAVAIGAALAAGVVPAESHKPYLGRKALARLSDSSRAFAVDAMPAQPFFSSATEREDFHRRHAEPPFVPREITAGTAQDVYIGIDAGSTTIKFVLMDGGGGIINKFYASNSGNPLGVVKKALVDIYDSYLRSGVRLNVKGLGTTGYGEALVAKAFGADFHTVETIAHAHAALHLVPNATFVLDLGGQDMKAMRISSGVICDLYLNEACSAGCGSFIETLSSSLNIPIEKVADLAFTADSPSNLGSRCTVFMNSSITTEQKNGKSVENIIAGLCRSVVENLFMKVIRDRNVSYLGSTIVVQGGTFKNDAVLRAFEQHTSAKVIRPQHAGEMGAFGIALLTREALSGAGRSSFIGFEAMRSFECSGVTHDKCGGCANGCKRTVVRFNNGAVYCAGNRCERGNVETATEGARAAAHREPAASLARFREAALVADYGEARPQAARGQTIGIPRVLEFYNSFPFWKALFSSLGYDVKSSPRSNHGLHEKGMRYVASDNICFPAKIAHGHIEYLLEQKVDRIFMPLMIAVPSTLSDKRAVHMCPVLQGYPVVLDAMNKPGARGSTMIDSPAFYWNNKRMRDRQVARFLCAEYRLDKREVRRAIAEAEKAAEQFRQTMRAEGKRVLDTIEAACGMGVILAGRPYHYDSYISHGIPEIFASLGIPLLTMDSLPDVAQLDLRRVRPDLYNPFHSEIYAAGLFAAAHPCLEVVQLVSFGCGHDAIIADELCRLMQTSSGKQPLVLKIDEGEALGALSIRIRSFVETVKRRRV is encoded by the coding sequence GTGCAGCCTTCAAATGCACCGCTGCTGTATTCCATACCGGCGTATTATTACGACGGGCATACGGAGCTCTCGCCGCACCAATTGCAGGAATATATCCATGGCACACGAGACATCACCAGCGCACTGTGGGTGGGGATAGACGTCGGTTCCACCACCGCCAAGATCGCGGTTCTTGAGCCGGTGCAGAAAAAACTGCTGTTCTGGAAATACCGGCGGCATTTTTCCAAGCAGGCCGAAACCGTTGCGGCGCTTCTTTCCGAAGTGCATGAGGCCTTTCCGCTCGCCCCGCTCAAAACGAGCATCTGCGGCAGCGGGGCGGAGCCCATCGCCGACATCATCGGCGGGTGCTTTGTGCAGGAAGTGATCGCCAACAGCATCGCGGTGTCGGAATTGTTCCCCTTTGCAAAGACCTCCATCGAGCTGGGCGGCCAGGACGCCAAGATCCTGTTTTTCCGCGAAGACGAGAACACCCGGAAGCCCAAACTCACCGACATGAGGATGAACGGCTGCTGCGCCGGCGGCACGGGCGCTTTCATCGACCAGATTGCCGGGCTGCTGGACCTGCCCATCGAGCGGTTCGACGAAACGGCAAGAAACGGCAGCAACGTTTTTGACATTTCTGGCCGGTGCGGTGTGTTCGCCAAGACCGATCTGCAGCCGCTGCTCAACATGGGCGCGCGCAGGGAAGACGTGGTGCTGTCGGTGTTCCACGCGGTGGCGAAGCAGACCATCACCGGGCTCGGCCACGGCATGCAGCTCGCGGCGCCCGTGGTGTTTCTCGGGGGCCCGTTCACGTTCAACCGCCAGTTGGTGAACGTTTTCGCGAAACACCTGGGCCTTGCCAAGGAAGAAATCCTCATCCCGCCGTGGCCGCAGGTGGCGGTCGCCATCGGCGCCGCGCTGGCCGCGGGCGTGGTGCCCGCCGAATCGCATAAGCCGTACCTCGGCAGAAAGGCCCTTGCCCGGCTTTCCGATTCGAGCCGCGCTTTTGCCGTTGATGCAATGCCGGCGCAGCCGTTCTTCAGCTCGGCAACAGAGCGCGAGGACTTTCACCGCCGCCATGCGGAGCCGCCGTTTGTCCCCAGGGAAATCACCGCGGGAACGGCGCAGGACGTGTACATCGGCATAGACGCGGGATCGACCACCATCAAGTTCGTGCTCATGGACGGTGGCGGCGGCATCATCAACAAGTTCTACGCGTCGAATTCGGGCAACCCCCTCGGCGTGGTGAAAAAGGCGCTTGTTGACATATACGACTCCTACCTGAGAAGCGGCGTTCGCCTCAACGTGAAGGGCCTGGGCACCACCGGCTACGGCGAGGCGCTCGTGGCCAAGGCCTTCGGCGCCGATTTCCACACCGTGGAGACCATCGCGCACGCACATGCCGCGCTGCACCTTGTCCCGAACGCCACCTTTGTGCTCGACCTCGGCGGTCAGGACATGAAGGCGATGCGGATATCAAGCGGCGTGATCTGCGACCTGTACCTCAATGAAGCCTGCTCTGCCGGGTGCGGATCGTTCATCGAGACGCTGTCTTCGTCGCTGAACATTCCCATAGAGAAAGTCGCCGACCTGGCCTTTACCGCCGACAGCCCGTCCAACCTCGGTTCGCGCTGCACGGTGTTCATGAATTCATCGATCACCACCGAGCAGAAAAACGGCAAATCAGTCGAAAACATCATCGCGGGCCTGTGCCGCTCCGTTGTGGAGAATCTTTTCATGAAGGTGATCCGCGACCGCAACGTGTCGTATCTCGGCAGCACCATCGTCGTGCAGGGCGGCACGTTCAAGAACGACGCCGTGCTGCGCGCCTTTGAGCAGCATACGAGCGCGAAGGTGATCCGGCCGCAGCATGCCGGTGAAATGGGCGCCTTCGGCATTGCCCTGCTCACCAGGGAAGCGCTCTCCGGAGCGGGCCGTTCGTCGTTCATCGGGTTCGAGGCCATGCGCTCGTTTGAATGCTCGGGCGTCACGCACGACAAGTGCGGCGGCTGCGCAAACGGCTGCAAGCGGACCGTCGTACGGTTCAACAACGGCGCGGTGTATTGCGCGGGCAACCGTTGCGAAAGGGGAAACGTGGAGACCGCCACCGAGGGCGCCCGTGCCGCGGCGCACCGGGAGCCTGCGGCGTCGCTTGCCCGGTTCCGCGAAGCGGCGCTCGTTGCCGATTACGGCGAGGCGCGGCCGCAGGCGGCCCGCGGCCAGACCATCGGCATACCGCGCGTGCTGGAGTTCTACAACAGTTTTCCCTTCTGGAAAGCACTGTTCTCGTCGCTCGGGTACGACGTTAAATCGTCGCCCCGCAGCAACCACGGCCTGCACGAGAAGGGCATGCGGTATGTCGCATCCGATAATATCTGTTTTCCCGCAAAAATCGCGCACGGCCACATCGAGTATCTGCTCGAGCAGAAGGTCGACCGCATCTTCATGCCGCTCATGATCGCGGTGCCGTCCACGCTTTCGGACAAGCGCGCGGTTCACATGTGCCCGGTGCTGCAGGGCTACCCGGTGGTGCTTGACGCCATGAACAAGCCCGGCGCCCGCGGATCGACCATGATCGACAGTCCGGCGTTTTACTGGAACAACAAACGCATGCGTGACCGCCAGGTGGCGCGCTTTTTGTGCGCCGAATACAGGCTCGACAAACGGGAAGTCCGGCGCGCGATCGCGGAGGCGGAAAAAGCCGCGGAGCAATTCAGGCAGACCATGCGCGCCGAGGGAAAACGCGTACTTGACACAATAGAGGCGGCATGCGGCATGGGCGTCATCCTGGCAGGGAGGCCGTATCATTACGATTCGTACATCAGCCACGGCATTCCCGAAATATTCGCGTCGCTCGGCATTCCCCTGCTCACCATGGATTCCCTGCCGGACGTTGCGCAGCTCGACCTGCGCCGCGTGCGGCCCGACCTGTACAACCCGTTCCATTCGGAAATTTACGCCGCGGGCCTGTTCGCGGCCGCGCATCCCTGCCTCGAGGTGGTGCAGCTCGTCAGTTTCGGCTGCGGCCACGACGCCATCATCGCCGACGAGCTTTGCCGGCTCATGCAGACGTCGTCGGGCAAACAGCCGCTCGTGCTCAAGATTGACGAGGGAGAAGCCCTCGGTGCGCTGAGCATCCGCATCCGGTCGTTCGTCGAGACGGTGAAACGGAGGCGCGTATGA
- a CDS encoding radical SAM protein: protein MNIAFITPAADIRKSFPYRLGNSIYTRPNAITGPLILATILRNRGHHAEVYEELYSHVNLERLMGADVIGISTMTSTAPRAFAIADYFKSKGKRVVIGGMHATVAPQETLAHCDTVVTGEAEEVIADVMEGRASGPVVDAGHPNDLDAAPFPDYSLLKTPCREANILTTRGCHYSCSFCSTSRMFSPYRERGVDSVVAEMAYYKERGFRYVNFQDDNFTGNRKRAKEILAKAIEKNLIFRDVFFFGRADMVLDEELLSLLSRAHLRSVLIGFESLNPASLEYIGKKIRLEPILASVPNLGKYKIKLLASLVLGLDTDSREDIRKAVRFCRDINAFTLQPAVLTPFPETPVYRQYAQEQRMVTKDWRYFDLMHATFHPKKMSVAELQEEFYTALLRFYSFRKSFTIMKIYGFAAGMRRLGLWLAISFAYCVTRLLDRGYFAILKKSRPFAAPQADVDTAALAPTGTNGSASA from the coding sequence ATGAACATCGCATTCATCACGCCGGCCGCCGACATAAGAAAATCGTTCCCCTACCGGCTCGGCAACAGCATCTATACCCGGCCCAACGCCATCACTGGGCCGCTCATCCTCGCCACCATCCTGCGCAACCGCGGCCATCACGCCGAGGTCTATGAGGAACTTTACTCGCATGTCAATCTCGAGCGGCTCATGGGCGCCGACGTCATCGGCATTTCCACCATGACCTCTACCGCTCCGCGCGCGTTCGCAATCGCCGATTATTTTAAAAGCAAAGGCAAGCGCGTGGTCATCGGCGGTATGCACGCGACGGTCGCACCGCAGGAGACGCTTGCGCATTGCGACACGGTGGTGACCGGCGAGGCAGAGGAGGTCATCGCCGACGTCATGGAGGGCCGGGCATCCGGGCCCGTGGTGGACGCAGGCCACCCCAATGACCTCGACGCTGCGCCATTCCCCGATTATTCCCTGCTCAAGACGCCCTGCAGGGAGGCGAACATCCTCACCACGCGCGGGTGCCATTACTCCTGCAGCTTCTGCAGTACCTCGCGGATGTTCTCGCCGTACCGCGAGCGCGGCGTGGACAGCGTCGTGGCGGAGATGGCGTATTACAAAGAACGCGGGTTCCGCTATGTCAATTTCCAGGACGACAATTTCACGGGCAACCGGAAGCGTGCCAAGGAGATCCTGGCGAAGGCAATCGAGAAAAACCTGATCTTCAGGGACGTGTTCTTTTTCGGCCGCGCCGACATGGTGCTCGACGAGGAGCTTCTGTCGCTGCTTTCCCGCGCGCACCTGCGCAGCGTGCTGATCGGGTTCGAGAGCCTCAACCCGGCGTCGCTGGAATACATCGGCAAGAAGATACGGCTCGAGCCCATCCTGGCCAGCGTGCCCAACCTCGGCAAATACAAGATCAAACTCCTGGCCAGCCTGGTCCTGGGGCTCGACACCGACAGCAGGGAGGACATCCGGAAAGCGGTGCGGTTCTGCCGGGACATCAACGCCTTCACGCTCCAGCCCGCGGTGCTCACGCCGTTCCCCGAGACGCCGGTGTACCGCCAGTACGCCCAGGAACAAAGAATGGTGACCAAGGACTGGCGGTATTTCGACCTCATGCACGCAACGTTCCATCCGAAAAAAATGAGCGTGGCCGAGCTCCAGGAGGAATTCTACACCGCGCTGCTGCGGTTCTATTCGTTCAGAAAATCGTTCACCATCATGAAGATCTACGGGTTCGCCGCCGGCATGCGGAGGCTCGGCCTGTGGCTCGCCATTTCTTTTGCCTATTGTGTCACGCGCCTGCTTGACAGAGGGTATTTTGCAATCCTGAAGAAATCAAGGCCGTTTGCCGCACCCCAGGCGGACGTCGACACGGCCGCCCTTGCCCCGACCGGCACGAACGGGTCCGCATCAGCGTAG
- a CDS encoding four helix bundle suffix domain-containing protein, which produces MMADGFIPPHGGYKDLLSYKKAVIIYDATVYFCDRFYKQNYKITDQMIGAARSGKQNIGEGSVNSGTSKETEIKLTNVARGSLQELLEDYQDFLRTRKFSLWDKDHKNSLIIRKLGYGEHVSYVIYRSYIENESPEISANTIICLLHQTNFLLDQLIRKLEKDFLENGGLRERMMRARLKTRSLQDGEEA; this is translated from the coding sequence ATGATGGCTGACGGCTTTATTCCCCCTCATGGTGGCTACAAAGATTTGCTTTCTTATAAGAAAGCTGTGATTATTTATGATGCTACAGTCTATTTCTGCGACCGTTTTTATAAACAGAATTATAAAATTACGGACCAAATGATTGGGGCCGCGCGATCTGGTAAACAAAATATTGGTGAAGGAAGCGTGAACTCGGGGACATCAAAGGAAACGGAAATAAAACTGACGAATGTGGCACGGGGAAGCTTGCAGGAATTGCTGGAAGATTACCAAGATTTTTTGCGGACAAGGAAGTTTTCATTATGGGATAAAGATCACAAAAACTCTCTCATAATTCGAAAGTTGGGCTATGGGGAACATGTGTCATATGTGATATATCGGTCCTATATTGAAAACGAATCTCCCGAAATTTCTGCAAATACAATTATTTGCCTCCTTCACCAGACAAATTTCCTTTTAGATCAACTAATTCGAAAACTGGAAAAAGATTTTTTGGAAAACGGCGGCCTACGAGAACGGATGATGCGAGCCCGTTTAAAAACACGTTCGCTGCAGGATGGGGAAGAAGCATGA
- a CDS encoding serine/threonine-protein kinase, which produces MATEQIIVRPDDTKRIELPGTVSLPDGKKPIKLGSGVISSLISAGGMAIVYEIWNPVLEVKRAVKLLKPDHTRESEDRFRTEMKITAKLHHPNIVEIYSVGTWNDLPYIEMELIDGVTLETLIGESGGLPPEVVTSLGIMVGRALNYAHNQSYVLYGKHFKGVIHRDLKPSNIMVAKDGVAKLMDFGIAKPMDASIHTVDGTVMGTMQYLAPEQLDVQEVDVRADLYSLGTVLYEALTGRRAFPEEKLGKLVTDKLSNNYIPLSNVSAKIPAALSGLIQHCIRNEKEKRVQNSLEFLRSVCRIHKTLTLRAPEQILQQFLEKRGKVKHIVNFHDKRNIAPFVIGATIGAVVLAAAFFAGLYVLNPSLAVRLLPRSVATALYPGEPSAPPPPHAVAPSAAGNTDSLAAQPQSLPVEAPAKTEENIKDLDEIFTAGGAAAKPVKTKRGAKHIGEVKQPAQATPVPAPVPAPQPVADQTAGLTGPTLLDKLKQLYRTSDVMTIFSQEVEAGRFTNALELYKMLAPEQAGSKKSKLYKLRALKGTGDNAAVKSFVAANTIDDGEFYLEKARWSYVAKDFVQAYDLIKRASVTPAAFMDGRAFRELLLYSKALCASALYDRSPSDDARKEAMEAWYDVKTLFKTSPEHRYYLKADAEIRRISTSVAAK; this is translated from the coding sequence ATGGCTACAGAACAAATCATAGTCAGACCCGATGATACAAAGCGCATCGAGCTGCCGGGAACAGTTTCGTTACCGGACGGCAAGAAGCCCATTAAACTGGGCTCCGGGGTCATATCGTCGCTCATCAGCGCAGGCGGTATGGCCATTGTCTATGAGATCTGGAACCCGGTGCTTGAAGTGAAGCGTGCCGTTAAACTTTTAAAGCCCGATCATACGAGGGAGTCTGAAGACCGTTTCCGCACCGAAATGAAAATCACGGCCAAATTGCACCATCCCAACATCGTCGAGATATATTCAGTGGGAACATGGAACGACCTGCCGTACATTGAAATGGAGCTTATCGACGGCGTGACGCTCGAAACGCTGATCGGTGAATCGGGCGGCCTGCCGCCCGAGGTGGTCACCTCCCTCGGCATCATGGTGGGGCGCGCGCTTAACTACGCCCACAATCAGTCTTACGTCCTTTACGGAAAGCATTTCAAAGGCGTGATCCACCGCGATCTGAAACCGAGCAACATCATGGTGGCAAAAGACGGCGTGGCAAAGCTCATGGACTTCGGCATTGCAAAGCCCATGGACGCGAGCATCCACACCGTAGACGGCACGGTGATGGGTACCATGCAGTACCTTGCGCCGGAACAGCTTGACGTGCAAGAAGTCGATGTGCGCGCCGACCTCTACTCGCTCGGCACCGTGCTTTACGAAGCGCTCACCGGCAGGCGGGCGTTTCCCGAGGAAAAGCTCGGCAAGCTGGTGACGGACAAGCTCAGCAACAACTACATCCCGCTTTCGAACGTCTCGGCAAAAATCCCCGCGGCGCTGAGCGGCCTGATCCAGCACTGCATCCGGAACGAAAAGGAAAAGCGCGTACAGAATTCGCTCGAATTCCTCCGATCCGTCTGCCGCATCCATAAAACGCTCACGCTCAGGGCGCCCGAGCAGATTCTCCAGCAATTCCTTGAAAAACGGGGAAAAGTCAAACACATCGTGAATTTCCATGACAAACGCAACATAGCGCCCTTCGTGATCGGGGCGACCATCGGTGCCGTGGTTTTAGCCGCTGCCTTTTTCGCGGGACTGTATGTGCTGAACCCCTCGCTCGCCGTACGGCTCCTTCCGCGTTCGGTTGCGACCGCATTGTACCCCGGGGAACCATCCGCGCCTCCGCCCCCTCATGCCGTTGCGCCTTCCGCGGCCGGGAACACCGATTCCCTTGCCGCGCAGCCGCAATCTCTTCCTGTTGAGGCCCCTGCCAAAACTGAAGAAAATATAAAAGACCTTGATGAAATTTTCACCGCCGGCGGCGCAGCGGCCAAGCCGGTTAAAACCAAACGCGGCGCAAAACATATCGGCGAGGTGAAACAGCCGGCGCAGGCCACACCTGTTCCGGCACCGGTTCCCGCGCCACAGCCGGTCGCGGATCAGACCGCCGGTTTGACCGGGCCCACCCTGCTTGACAAGCTAAAACAGCTGTACAGGACGTCGGACGTCATGACCATTTTCTCCCAGGAGGTGGAGGCGGGCCGTTTTACAAACGCGCTTGAGCTGTACAAGATGCTCGCGCCGGAACAGGCCGGTTCGAAAAAGTCCAAGCTGTATAAACTGCGGGCTCTCAAGGGAACGGGCGACAACGCCGCGGTAAAATCTTTTGTCGCCGCCAACACCATCGATGATGGCGAATTTTATCTTGAAAAGGCGCGCTGGAGTTACGTCGCAAAGGACTTTGTCCAGGCCTACGATCTGATAAAACGCGCATCGGTAACGCCCGCGGCATTTATGGACGGCCGCGCCTTCCGGGAACTCCTGCTGTATTCGAAGGCGCTCTGCGCAAGCGCGCTATACGATAGAAGCCCCTCC
- a CDS encoding TetR/AcrR family transcriptional regulator codes for MATKTPRDKHEIILGAAQKRFARFGLAKVTMDEIAADLGMSKAALYYYFPTKEDMFRSVVATEQKNFIERIEAVVRGTATAARKLSGYFTEHLRLQGSLLDMRIIEARVTEPVKPIMRDLFRKFSITETRYLETIIREGKRRHEFCVDFPQGAARLIQHALQGLRIRFFKTMGDGEPKPSDIRAYRDEVLYFLEIFLKAMSPQRSRMKNA; via the coding sequence ATGGCAACAAAGACTCCTCGGGACAAGCACGAGATCATCCTCGGCGCGGCGCAAAAACGCTTTGCGCGTTTCGGCCTTGCCAAGGTGACTATGGACGAGATCGCGGCCGACCTCGGCATGAGCAAGGCCGCGCTCTATTATTATTTCCCCACAAAAGAGGACATGTTCCGCAGTGTGGTCGCTACGGAACAAAAAAATTTTATCGAGCGCATCGAGGCGGTCGTCCGCGGCACTGCAACCGCGGCCCGGAAGCTTTCAGGGTATTTTACCGAGCACCTTCGGCTGCAGGGATCGTTGCTTGACATGCGCATCATCGAGGCGCGCGTCACGGAGCCGGTCAAACCCATCATGCGCGACCTTTTCCGCAAATTCAGCATCACTGAGACGCGGTATCTGGAAACCATCATCCGCGAAGGGAAAAGGCGGCACGAGTTTTGCGTAGATTTTCCACAAGGGGCCGCGCGTCTGATCCAGCACGCGCTACAGGGACTCCGCATTCGGTTCTTCAAGACCATGGGCGACGGAGAGCCGAAACCTTCCGACATCCGGGCATACCGGGACGAAGTGCTCTATTTTCTGGAGATTTTTCTCAAAGCCATGTCACCCCAACGAAGCAGGATGAAAAACGCATGA
- a CDS encoding HlyD family secretion protein translates to MNASSSQQSKPDFTQRPQNAPAAPNNGDQSIDDVPMFKRKRVIIPIFLLIIGVIAAVCAWYVVRFSSVATDDAFVDAYRATISSKILGRITALRHDEGDTVRQGDTLAVLDDTDLRAQLAKAEASLRLITRSVEISSVNRDKAIDDFERIEKQYKNQIVSQEQYNHADNARKLAEAQIDRDQAQVATAQADLAIVKTQLANTVITAPFSGVIARRWVLASDVVSPGQAIFSMFDDKHVWVTANYEETKLREIRPGMPVQISIDAFPGIVVKGKVESIGSSTASEFALIPPSNASGNFTKITQRVPIKIAVVQVPAGVSLLPGLSAFVRIFPR, encoded by the coding sequence ATGAACGCTTCTTCTTCGCAACAGTCAAAACCTGATTTCACGCAGCGGCCGCAGAACGCACCCGCAGCGCCGAACAACGGCGACCAGTCCATCGACGATGTTCCGATGTTCAAGCGCAAGCGCGTCATCATTCCCATTTTTCTTCTCATCATCGGTGTTATCGCAGCGGTGTGCGCCTGGTACGTGGTTCGTTTCTCGTCGGTCGCGACCGACGACGCGTTCGTGGACGCGTACCGTGCCACCATAAGCTCAAAGATCCTCGGCCGCATCACGGCGCTCCGGCACGACGAGGGCGACACCGTGCGGCAGGGCGACACCCTCGCGGTGCTCGACGACACCGACCTGCGCGCCCAGCTTGCGAAAGCGGAAGCGTCGCTGCGGCTCATCACGCGCAGTGTAGAGATCTCGTCGGTCAATCGCGACAAGGCGATCGACGATTTCGAACGCATCGAAAAGCAGTACAAGAACCAGATCGTGTCGCAGGAGCAGTACAACCACGCCGACAACGCGCGCAAGCTCGCCGAGGCGCAGATCGACCGCGACCAGGCGCAGGTCGCCACCGCACAGGCCGATCTCGCCATAGTAAAGACGCAGCTCGCCAACACCGTGATCACCGCCCCGTTTTCCGGCGTGATCGCGCGCCGCTGGGTGCTTGCAAGCGACGTCGTATCGCCGGGACAGGCCATCTTTTCCATGTTCGATGACAAGCACGTGTGGGTGACGGCAAACTACGAGGAGACCAAGCTGCGGGAGATTCGCCCGGGCATGCCCGTGCAAATCTCGATCGACGCGTTTCCCGGCATCGTCGTGAAGGGGAAGGTGGAAAGCATCGGAAGCTCGACCGCCTCGGAATTCGCGCTCATTCCTCCGAGCAACGCATCGGGGAATTTCACCAAGATCACGCAACGCGTGCCGATAAAGATCGCCGTTGTCCAGGTCCCGGCCGGAGTGTCACTGCTGCCGGGCCTGTCGGCATTCGTCCGGATCTTTCCGAGATAG